In the genome of Chrysoperla carnea chromosome 5, inChrCarn1.1, whole genome shotgun sequence, the window gttatcgaattattaattatagaaGATATTTTATCACAAGACACAATAAAATGAATGCTCGAAAAGgcgaataaatattttcttattgagtaataaattttacaatatttaaaaatgatagcattaaaatttttacgtagattttattatttgtctacatttattattttaaatgtcaataaatattacaatttgaataaaatattgatttaaaataaataatataaaataaaataaaaatatacaaagtactgcgttattaatttttaattatttattaaatattatttatttaatataatatacgaGCGTATTCAATCGTAATAAGATAATTAACatccaaaaaaacataaatatattcaattaatttaaggttgatcggacattaaGGTAATGTATAGGTTGATTGGACATTAAGGTAAGGTATAGATAAAATCTGAACTTTTGATAtgctattaattaattaaaaattcgaatttaaatatgatgtgaaaacttaaattttgtaaatttccttaaaactaaaaaaataattgtctgaccaaattttataaatatctcatttgaaaaaaatcaataattcacGAAAATTTCCATCCGTCAAGACGTATAGAGTCAaaagacaattatttattattattagtaattaaataattacataaatctgATTACTAATGACTTTAGGTgttatctaaatttaaatactagCTCGATGAGTGTGGAATTCCGCAGTGTGGTAtccgtaacaaaaaaaaacgatcgagaaataatatataggtgatttactttctttttatttatatgcaattttattacagatacgatatacaaattgcataatgaacaaaattaaatcttaatattatttctctagcctatAGTTTCTAAGCTGTACATTTGTACTGTGAGTGTAATTTCCGTCATTAcccagcacgataagctttaaatgAGTGTAAATCAGGTATGGGCAAACGTGACttacagaagtccctcggacttCTAACTTAACATACTTGTAAGACAGTGACAATCTAACCAGggacaacctaaaatacgagtaaggcaGAGAGAccattaccaaattttttttctacctatatcATTACTTTGAgaaaaactgagataggtagaagttcgtatacccgtctcgcttccttcTCTATGAGCAATTCAGACTTgtataaagagacacacaataaagttataacaatggtgacttcgactgaAAATAACTCGTGTGAATATTATATACGCCAGGATACaagaatacagaaaaaaaatttagttaaaagaaaaaaagttatttaaaattttaaattaaatttaaactttataacCTTTAaagtgatataataataattgtattaaattttttgaataaatttcattcaacgtaataaataatatatgaccaTAAGTTCTCCATTgttagctaattttttttatcataaattatttgcagtaaacaaatttaatatgtaaattatttttattgaaactatgaCTATAGTCCTGGATTTTAATGCCTTGTTCACCACAActcaataatataattagtgCTCGGCTAAGTATTCGCTTAATATGAACTGGATAGTCTAAAAGAGTGAATTCGACAAGAAACGGTTCAATTCCCTCTTCTTAATAGTTTAAGTTATATTCTCGCTAATGATAACTGGGTGTTGCAACCCGTCACctagcgataataattcgtactaattaaaacaggaaccCGTTTTCAGAAGTTCCAATTTAAGCTACCAGTTGGCAATACTCgtacttataatttttaaagaccaatcaaaattcaaatcagataaatctcGCCATCTGGCGATACAAATTTGTACTaatgataaaaagaaaaatattttaaggttgtacgagcatcaaggcaattttagatttagggttgaaattatttgtacgctattttcatctttgacgatgaattttgttataacttcatgaatgtagacgaaaaataagaataaattttttcgatatctgtcttggttttcaaaatatcgaaagctaaatgattgaaacaaaattttcaactccagatatttaaaattatcttggtgctcgtacatccttaggaacatatttttttgaatctagttcttttgaataaaaaataataatatagacaGTAATTCTAACTTTTTGGCGGAGAATGTTTGAAATTCTGCAGCATTTTCTTTTCGAGACTAATTCGAAAATGTATGAGAATAACAATCATGttcaataaaactattataaattaaattgtttcaaaatgtttagagctctaaagtttaaaaaaaactgaaataaaataaacatcgaTGAGCTAACAAAAGTATTATATTCAAATCCGGATATTATGTgcaaatatgaacaaaaaaaacatacgaGCTCCCTACCTTTTGTAAATAATGTTAGGTTAAGGTCATGGTCACGTCTTTTTATTTATGCCAAACGAAACATTTTCATAAATCACCTTTAAGCCATGAAATTCTCATCTTTTGACCAAGCTTACgacaatttttcatcaaaagcggataaaattacataaattacaaaaaaaataatattcccaTAAAGTTCATtacgtttaataataaaaaaaaaagtcaattattCCAATGTCAATAACACACAAACACGTGGTGAATCTATCATCTCACTCCAACTCATACATACAATCACAGTTTATCCCGCTTCAATTGAAAAATGGAACAGGTTAAAAATATTACGCTACTGTTTTCCATTCATATTTGTATTGTCCTAAGTGGAACAAACTAATTTatctcacaaaaaaaaattacgatttgaaaagatttaatttattttatttaaaaattctcaaaacaaatttattaatttgggtgatgaggtataataaataattgttaattcaGACCTAATAAACATGCTTTTATATAGCACCAATCAGAAACGCGGATTTGTCGGATGACTTGAATTCAACCAATCAAATGGTTTAATTCCAAGGGTTATTATATCATTCGATTTTAgggttatttttaaaacaaaaaaatatttaatcaatttttcttgtATTCATCACcggaaaatttattgtttatttttaacctaaaaaaacaaattctgcacaaaaattgtaaacatgCGAGAAAACACATAcctgttaatttttcataaaaaatatacacctGTTTTCGTGGAAATTAAATGAGCCCCGTCActagtttattgtttttttttttttcaaatttattatttgcaccaatttaaattatttccgaACACATAATTAAGGACACTTTTCTAAATAAGtctatacaatttataaacttatttaatatgGTAATTGTCtctttaattgtaatattattaattgattacacatgattttatattagttacatttaattacctttataaaatgtgtaaattattatttataatttatatttatttatattgcacGAGTATGATAATATACATTCAAGATTTGACAGTTTTATTCTGTTTTGAGTGTTTCACCGAATTAAAATCTAGGTTTGTGTCATTTACAAATGTGTAACATGATATTTACATTGTTTGAGTCTTAGATATTAGTTCCAGACTTTAAGTATAGGTAGAAGCATTTGACTTGCATATTTTGGTAAGCAGCACATGGCGTACGAACGCTAGCTATAAAAAAGTTACTTCAGTTAATTAACTTTTAAGTAGATTAGcctgttaggttaggttatattggctgtccacgaaggacacacttaggctatagagcccattgtgataccatatatgtgttttaccatctttccgctgataatttcatttaacagctcctcaatttcagaggctgagtgcacctccttcatgcactacaccagcccatcacaactattaattaaattaatttcatggcgacggcgggaatcgaacccgctaccctaagcataccgcagaTTAGCCTGTTATTACGTAATATTTCTCTTATTCCTGGATATATGTCAGTGTCTTTGAGAGTCTTCCAAACAATTATAGCGTAAATCGATCCCAAAATATCTTTTAGTTAAGACTTTGGTTTgcgtacaaaaatattttgtgtgaaaaatgttaaaataatattttgtcacTTGCTTACATAAACACTCTGTTACAGACGCATAATTTCCTCTATTTATAAAGAACTCGATTTCCAGATACTCACCTCTTGACTTTGCATCGTTTTAAATGATTGCTGAAATGCTGATAGCAATCAAGTTTGTACATTTTGTGATGCCACAATAAGGACTAAATACGTGAGAATCGTCGAATAATCTAATTTGAATACATTCAATACTAACATACCTAATAAcagtaaaaaaagttgtttacttctataaaatttttgaaagctttCCAACTGAGTGATTTtgcttatgttttatttattgtttatgttttatttttatttttaatataatcaaactttctattgaaaagcagttgtaaaaactaaaaaattgcgtTTAAGGGCGTATTTGCgcgttaatttaattatattcccGTACAGAGACACCTGTTGTAGAAAATACTGACTTCATAAAttgaatttacattttataataatattagattattatttttacgataatattaaagtaattagtaaatgatcgaatttttgagatttcattatttcgaaaataaattagattcatataaatagaaagtttttcgaacaaaaaaaatatttgccagACATGCGCACAATTTGTATATATTGGTTGAAGTTCACCGGACCGGGgagttgaatagtttttgacatgtttatttttgtataaaatttattaaagatgaGTTCTTGTAAAATTCCTGCTCAAGCTGTGGATGTCACTGGAGATGGACGGTGGATAAGTATGGTATTTTCGGTAAATCAAAAACgagaaataatttgtttttacataaatgtttattttagcaTAACCGTTATGTGAACGAAGCGAAAACCTGTGAACCTGATGTAATCTTTATCGGAGATTCAATAATTCAACAGTTACAATTTAGTGATTTGTGGGATAAAATCAGTTCATtacattgtttaaattttggaattggAGGTGATCGTGTTGAGAATGTTTTATGGCGTTTGCAAAATGGTGAATTAGAATGTAGTTCTacggttaaaattattgtattatttgtgGGAACgaataattataatagtaaAGCGGAGGAAATTGTTGAAGGAATTGAAGAATGTATTCAAGTTATACGTAAAAAATTAGGACACTGTCATATTGTTATTCCTGTAAGTATAGACGTTTTATCTTATTGGAGTTTTTCAGtagcaaaattatataaaaacggCCCTTTAAGGCTATGTAGGTACAAGAAAAAGTGACCTTTTTTCATCAAACACTGatgttttagattttattgGTAGTCACGCTTTATAAAGAtgccaaaaaattataaaatttaattccatTTTGTAGAAAGCCATagtattttatcgaaaaattgtattgcttattttcgtttattttgatGAGTTTGATAAAATGGCAAATCAGTAATCACGactaattattactattatcgctaattttaaatgattttgaacagGGTCGGATTAACCCTCGATggggccctaggcaaccatcaaTTTGGGGGCACTTTTTTTTCACGtccgttcccttcttttttcgattaaaaaatacaaacttatatctttcataaaaattttattgtcacaatgtaataatatcaatacatatcgttttctacatttgttttcggctaattaatcaattatatcATCAATATCGATTTTGTTCAGTAAATCTAactcaatgcaaagtatacctaacatctcgagtcgctcttgtcgcgttgtagctctttcagcagctttgattctttttaattgcgagaaggatttatttattttcagttctgattatatttttctttcactctctagaattttatgtttgtaaaaaaattttagaagtctttttcatttttgggcgccccaggcaactgcctattctgcctacttgttaatccggTCCTGATTGTGaaattcattttcaagattattattcgtttttttttccaGACACTCTTACCTAGAGGACAAACTCCAAATAAATTACGAGACTTAAACAATGAAGTGAAcacattacttttaaaaaagtttagaaCACCAATAGATAGTAAACCAGAATTGgaacaaaatatacatattgtGGAAatccataataatattatccaaTCAGATGGAACAATTTCACATTACTTATTACACGACTACTTACATTTAACAAATGCGggttacacaaaaatatttacaccagtttatgagaaattgtgtGAATTGCTCAATAAAGTTATTTAggaaattaaagaaatgtttttaaaatggcCTAGAACGTTTTGTTTCTGTTTCCTGCTCAATgatcagataaaaaaaaatggttaccGTTAAATATGTACTACAGataatgcacaaaatccttgcAAAAAAGGACGAAAGTGGCGCTATTCTCTTTCTcctattgtagataattaaatttcctatcttttttGTTAAGTTTGCAAAATAGGAGCATTTTGCCCTtcaaatttgtaaggattttgcgCCTTTACGTGATACAGAATCTATTAAATATGAGAGCTATTGATATGACAAGAATAACGGGCTTCTCTATTACCTGTGGAAAAATTATACAGATTTGTGTGCTTTTTACTTCTTCCTCGGAGGAACCTGAAAACTAGTTCGATCATGGCAGAAAAAGGAAAATTTGCGAGTAAACCATATATTTGTAGGCTTCACGGTACTTTCAATATTTTCGAAGtgatttcttacaaaataatttttcgatattagaTGTTATCAGTGAACTTTCATTCAGCCAACATAACAAATCCGTTATAATCGTAGGTAGGGgtattacattttgtaaatgcCACTATTGATATTTTATCTGCGCGGTTTATAcagaaatttttcttcattataGTCAACTCTGTTCAGCTTCCTCTGAAGGAAAAGCGAAAAAATAAGCCACTGATTAAGATCTAAAAATTTGGGGAAATATGTGCATTTTTGAACAGTAAACAGAAATATTGAAGTTTATGGCCAgcctaatatataaaataataataatttgacttCCGGcttaggttttttttaattaaaaaacatacttaattaaattattttgtttacaaaattgaataaactattttgaaattaattgaatggattttatttttgagttgaaAAATGTTCACTTACCTTTCAGGATTTCTGATTACTTCCGTTTTTCATTCAACCAAAATTATATGGCCATTGGCCATATGTAAGTACCGCTCTCAACGCCCATGTTTATGTTTATAACTATCACTTAACCATGATTAAAAACATGCagtaataattcttttttaatggttctttatgatttttaatgtttcattcAGTGCGGTAATTACAGACAACCAATTGCATATCTCtcttacctaattattttttgagaaaaataaaaatatcgtgaatttttttccagattatttattttttggtcaCCATTGCTCTTTTGTACAAAAGCCATATTCACAATGGCGGATTTAGGTTCGATTTCGCCCTAGGTATGTACCTTCTCCGATTTGGCGGCCTTTTTTGCTCTCTGCGTaagtgattattaaaattatcatttaattttcaaatatataatattttctaatagatCTTTGTAAAAGTGAGAGAAAAAACAGCCACTGAAATGTTGTCGCCCTAGGCCTCGGCCTCACGGTCCTAAGCCTAAATCCACCTCTGCACATTTATAACAATAAGTAACATCTGTTTGATCGAAACATTCTCAAATAAAGCCGAGCTCTGGGTATATCTTTAAAGTGTATGATCTTTTCAGGCCCGTTTggtaattcaataatattttatcatttataaagtacaaaaaatgttttattaattttgtgtgtTGAATTTTAAGGGTTTTATTCTATGATTTTtagataccttttttttttcatatatgtcCTACATAATTATGGAATTTTTCTGTCCTCCAGAGGTTCAACAATGTCGATAACGTATGATTTATGTGACCTTGTGTGCCCTCTAGaggaagaataaaataaataacaaatatgcAATAGATAACAGCattatatattcattaaattaaggtacagtattataaaataaaaacagtaatgACACTTTGCATGAGGACTTCAGAAGCCAGATCTGCCAGAAACACAAATTTTGGCGTCCTTGCATTAGCAAgcggtttataatagctttactCGTGAAATTACAGAAAACGAAGGTAAGCTTCATCAATATATTACCCTATCTTTTCGAGACCAGTGCTCGATCGAAATCCAAAATATCGAGTTTTCTTagttctttgaaatatttagaataacttttattctgttttatgGAGCAGAAGATTTCATTCGTACACTGGAACCCTTCTGATGTTTGTGCGTAATCTTATATTTCTATTTCTCTAGTCTGTTTTCCGCcgtatcaaattccatgatttaactctcatttttaagcttatcatgctggctaatgacgaaaaatagtcaaaaaatgtaccgcttaggaaaaaataggctcgagaaataatattaaaatttaatttttttcattttgtaatcTGTTTATcgaatctgtaataaaattacctacatataaaaataaattaaattccgCACGAATCGAGCAAGTTTTCTTTcttgtttttcaatatattgaCGTAAAAGTGTCCATACTGCTTGTATAATATCAGAACACTAtgataacatatacatatacaaaaatttcattaaaacttgaaaaagttttcataatttaatatatttttttttttttacaatttattgtaaCTGTACAGACATTTCCTGTATCGCTGTAGTCATTGTATTTCCGGTACCATTCTCATTTGCACAACAATGATGCCGATGATGACGATGACCATGGTGACTGTGATGATGATGACTATGATGATGATGTAAATGACTATGATGACTATTACTACATTTTAATGACGTTTTACCATCACCATTTGTACATCCTGCACCCCCGTTTGTTGTTGTAGTTGTCATCATTATacattgttgttgttgttgatctTGTTGTAAGGGTGATTTCCTACCATAGCCAATACCTACACCACCCATTCCTACACCACCACCTCCAGCACCACCGCCAGCACCACAGATGCCTGCATGTATAGATTGTTGGTTGTTTATACGTGACATGGTCAGTGACATTGAATTGGCACGTCGATATGTGTTTGTTGTCGAACGTGAGCGTACATTTTGCCGGTTACGACATAGTAAATATCTGTAAGCATCAAATGAGAAATCTTCATATATATGGTTTGATAGGTGGAAATTAGTTTCAATTTTGTGTAATGTAGAtatttttagggttccgtataaATAACATGATCAAAATGGGCATAACTGTAACGAGGGTACACAAAGAGGCAACACCCTCTACCTTGTGATACATCAATTGAAAGAGCATAAAATTATCTAACTatggtaaaaaaattcttaagatAGATTACACAGAAGATGAAAGGTatgatttcaattaaattaatagcaAAACATCGCTTTTTCGAACAAAGTTCGCGAACAGTTCGAAAACATAATGTACTTTTGTCTGGCAAATAATTGTGGCCATTTCGAACATGTCTTAAAATAATCACTTATGACTGTAATAATTGATTTCAAACCTTCCATTTTCTGTGTAGTCTTTAACTttagaaccaatcgatcgatttcatttttttatcatggttgaatagagaattttatgttcTTTCAAATGAAGTATCACAAGGTAGGAGGTGtcatttgaattttcaaaatgggGGTGGCTAACGACGAGGGGACGATACCTAAAATTAGGTAGGTACCATTTTTAAACTTCCCTCATGATATCAAAATCGGCTGGTTTTATCTACTCAAAACATTAATCACATCGGGTCTAAATTTATTAAggatggatacttttgaaatgaacacgaGAAAATTCGggcaatttcgaaaatttttttatgctatTCGTTTTCCTACAATGCTAGAATGCGGAATGCTGAggtaaattttggttttatgataaaatcgggatatttcaaatatttgaaataaatttatactctTTAAATTCGATTAATAATTTGCGCAGCGAGTTTCACGACCGAAGGCCATCTAATTAACCAAGAGATAGAAGTAAAGTTTGTGTTTATGGAGGGGGGTGGGTTTTGGGGGCGTCTAAGGatagtatagctattaataAATTGGAGCTGCagattaattaagattaataatcgctgatcaaaagttataatcaaataaattgcaGGCTCGGAAACGAAGTTCAtcgaatatttctatataaatttatttccgtTTTTTTATATCGTAcccaaatgtaaaaaaaatgaagaaatagaATATAGCGAGTACACGCAGCTACAATTTTTCAAGATCAAGCATTAGTTTAGTCTATACGAATACGGGTCAGGAATAAATATCGTTTTATCTGCCAGGACGTCTCATCGTTTGGTTATACGTATTTGTAATGCCTACATCAACTTCGTGGTGATTAGTTTGTCTAAATGATGATATATTACATTTATCAGATTAAAGCATTCATCTAGAAAACACAACTCAAACAACCTCAATCAACACAACTGCGTTATTATTACTAGCAtagatagtaaaataaaaattcgagtAGGTAattaagttcaaaataaattacaaacacAGGGTAATTGAGGGTTCAGTAACtataactaattttataaatttaatatttatatggagtgtcccaaaaaatttatacattgtcAAAGTTTTaacgtaaattaaaattactaatttgcGAGATAAGTTTGACGTAGAAGGAAGTGTCCTGAAGTACCATTCAGGAAGATAATGGTCATTCACTGCCCTACAAGAGAAAGAGAAGTCATCGAAAGTTTTCaacaatttcttagaaaatctgTTCGTTAAGAGGAGTTTTCTGTGgggcaaagaaaaaaatttattgcacaAGAATAGCTGTAATCAATGAGTTGAGAGCAGCCAGGGAAATGAATttagtcgatatctcagaaattatacTCCTGCCGTCGTCAAATAGACAAATTGGAAGAAAAAAATTCCtctgatttttgcaattttctttaaGGGTATTCGTTTGAAACTATCgtgaaaatcacaaaataatttttgtttcggaatttgatgaaacttagtaTAAAGGATAATTTTTGAGCAGGGAGGTAAAGGATCTATAATCACAGTTATTATTTGCCGAACAAAACTTTTCGGGGAAATTCTGAATAAAATGTTCAACAGGTTTCACATAATCTTTCCCGGTTAATTCACCTATTCTATTGTCTgttaaatagtaataaatacaacatcaacaatgataaatatttaatgacattcttatcgaaaattttattgcatttagttagaatgaatatttaattgcaTTGGCAAATATCTATTCGAGTCGATTCTACTTCGAATATGAGAATTCGACTAACGTCGATTATATCTACACAATGGATAAATTTAATCCTTATCAATATTTTCTGTAAACACATTATGGTTTATCTTCTGCaaacgttttataaaaaaaaacacattctaTCTAGAATGTAGATtctttttcgg includes:
- the LOC123300193 gene encoding platelet-activating factor acetylhydrolase IB subunit alpha2-like; the protein is MSSCKIPAQAVDVTGDGRWISMHNRYVNEAKTCEPDVIFIGDSIIQQLQFSDLWDKISSLHCLNFGIGGDRVENVLWRLQNGELECSSTVKIIVLFVGTNNYNSKAEEIVEGIEECIQVIRKKLGHCHIVIPTLLPRGQTPNKLRDLNNEVNTLLLKKFRTPIDSKPELEQNIHIVEIHNNIIQSDGTISHYLLHDYLHLTNAGYTKIFTPVYEKLCELLNKVI